The following proteins come from a genomic window of Paenibacillus swuensis:
- a CDS encoding helix-turn-helix domain-containing protein has translation MQGYGGRNITFRSHVYWHEIAAFQLSEDTYESWALFAVTEGAFRYEIGGQEGLAGAGDLVLCPPGTLFARKVVNRLSFHFFFFDGEEGAGRWWSGRRGLKDRERLRANDCYLAAVGRLYPDADHPTRGLYLLDLLQTAELELQLAAVEKGDGQVDRDGTVLQEGEREDAVRMQSVVAWLTEHYADKLSLKEAAAQWQLSPVQLTRKFKAYTGETPMDYLTSLRLEKARELLLHTRLNLNEIAEACGYDNGYYLSRVFHSKIKMPPSVYRQRHQV, from the coding sequence GTGCAAGGGTATGGAGGAAGGAATATCACGTTTCGAAGTCATGTGTATTGGCATGAAATCGCCGCCTTTCAGTTGTCTGAGGATACATACGAAAGCTGGGCTTTATTCGCGGTGACCGAGGGAGCCTTTCGGTATGAGATCGGGGGTCAGGAAGGGTTGGCGGGTGCGGGGGATTTGGTGCTGTGTCCGCCGGGGACTCTTTTTGCCAGGAAGGTGGTGAATCGGTTGTCGTTTCATTTCTTCTTTTTTGACGGTGAGGAGGGGGCGGGTCGGTGGTGGTCCGGGCGTCGGGGGCTGAAGGACAGGGAAAGGCTGCGTGCGAATGATTGTTATTTGGCGGCGGTCGGGCGTCTTTATCCGGATGCGGATCATCCGACCAGAGGCTTGTATTTGCTGGATTTGCTGCAAACGGCGGAGTTGGAACTTCAATTGGCGGCGGTGGAGAAGGGGGATGGGCAAGTTGATCGGGATGGGACGGTGTTGCAAGAGGGTGAGAGGGAGGATGCGGTAAGGATGCAATCGGTAGTGGCGTGGCTGACGGAACACTATGCAGACAAATTGTCCCTGAAAGAGGCCGCGGCGCAATGGCAGCTCTCCCCGGTGCAGCTGACCCGCAAGTTCAAAGCTTATACCGGGGAAACGCCGATGGATTATTTAACTTCGTTACGTTTGGAAAAGGCGCGAGAATTACTGTTGCATACGCGGTTGAACTTGAACGAGATCGCGGAGGCATGCGGGTATGACAACGGATACTACCTGAGCCGCGTATTTCACAGCAAAATCAAGATGCCGCCGTCGGTCTATCGCCAGCGGCATCAGGTGTGA
- a CDS encoding helix-turn-helix transcriptional regulator, with translation MNVLQFKAPPLPHYITSGFVSDFPAGSKHVGRQNVGVFDLLVVTKGCLYLREEDRSYEVGEGCTLILRPDQAHYPTRPCTETTQHYWLHFQTTGEWSVSDALLPSGGPVSEEEQSSPAWSLEARPFHLQLPQFSRLQKPDSAHSLLARLVALNVSAHLDGARWKQEALFQELLQQLAAEAPGTGPSPGVICARQAAAYLREHYREDVTVQAMGGSLNFHPIYIARCMQAEYGCSPVEYLLRYRMEQAKLLLLQTDYPVTRIAEEVGFNQAAYFTARFTKYEGLSPRRYRQRFAHT, from the coding sequence ATGAATGTATTGCAATTTAAGGCTCCGCCGTTGCCTCATTATATTACCAGCGGATTTGTTTCGGACTTTCCAGCGGGCAGCAAGCATGTTGGTCGTCAAAATGTAGGCGTCTTTGATCTGTTGGTCGTGACTAAGGGGTGTTTATATTTGAGGGAGGAAGATCGAAGCTACGAGGTTGGGGAAGGGTGTACGCTCATCCTGCGTCCGGATCAAGCGCATTACCCGACGCGGCCATGCACGGAGACGACCCAGCATTATTGGTTGCATTTCCAGACCACGGGGGAGTGGAGTGTATCCGATGCGCTTCTGCCGTCCGGCGGACCGGTCTCGGAGGAAGAGCAATCTTCGCCTGCATGGAGTTTGGAGGCGCGCCCATTTCATTTGCAGCTGCCGCAGTTCAGCAGGCTCCAGAAGCCGGACAGCGCGCACAGCCTGCTGGCCCGGCTTGTCGCGCTGAACGTCAGCGCGCATCTGGACGGCGCACGCTGGAAGCAGGAAGCGCTGTTTCAGGAGCTGCTGCAACAGCTGGCGGCCGAGGCGCCCGGCACCGGTCCTTCGCCGGGCGTAATTTGCGCGCGCCAAGCGGCGGCTTATCTGCGGGAGCATTACCGCGAGGATGTCACCGTGCAGGCGATGGGGGGAAGTCTCAACTTCCATCCCATTTATATCGCGCGGTGCATGCAGGCGGAATACGGTTGCTCGCCGGTCGAGTACCTGCTGCGCTACCGCATGGAGCAGGCGAAGCTGTTGCTCTTGCAGACGGACTACCCCGTTACGCGCATCGCCGAGGAAGTCGGCTTCAACCAAGCCGCGTACTTCACCGCCCGCTTCACGAAGTACGAGGGCCTCTCGCCGCGCAGGTACCGGCAACGGTTCGCTCACACCTGA
- a CDS encoding MATE family efflux transporter: protein MKSLDRKFTLWALAWPIFMELFLQTLLGTVDTLSVSQISDGAVAVVGLSNHLFSAMMTLFMVVASGAGILIAQRIGSQREEDARSLAMLSLKVCGVIGLVLSVFLYTQPGLIAQWLNVPEALIPLAESYIAIAGAGMVFTALSAVLGTALRSTGNTKAPMVVGVVINIVHVALNYAFIFGAFGFPEWGLAGVAVSTLVSKLLGTAILYFIFIEAFHRRIGWKELARYWDRSLLKEVLHIGWPLGINMSAWVLTQLVIYVFLATLGVKELAAKTYMNTLESFCFTLGYAVALALQIQVAHLFGAGRTRDAYKATYKALWIGLAVVTVNALLLFSLGRQLLGIFTDDAQVIAIGISLLGLNLILQPGKMLNMALTNALNAVGDTRYTMVISFVCMWLVATGGSYVLGLHWGWGIVGVYICMIADEYIRGILCLYRWRGQKYLRQAEAEPALGVGLSAREQELVQA from the coding sequence ATGAAATCGTTGGATCGTAAATTTACGTTATGGGCTCTAGCCTGGCCGATCTTTATGGAGTTGTTCCTCCAAACGCTGCTGGGTACCGTCGATACGCTGTCCGTGAGCCAGATTTCGGATGGGGCTGTGGCGGTTGTGGGGTTGTCCAATCATTTGTTCAGCGCGATGATGACGTTGTTCATGGTGGTGGCGAGCGGCGCGGGAATTTTGATTGCCCAACGCATCGGTTCGCAGCGGGAAGAGGATGCGCGCTCGCTTGCAATGCTCTCGCTGAAAGTGTGCGGCGTCATCGGCCTCGTCCTTAGCGTGTTCTTATATACGCAACCCGGGCTCATCGCCCAGTGGTTGAATGTGCCGGAGGCGTTGATACCTTTGGCTGAATCGTACATCGCCATCGCGGGAGCGGGCATGGTGTTCACCGCTCTGTCGGCGGTGCTCGGAACCGCGCTCCGGAGTACCGGCAATACGAAGGCGCCTATGGTGGTCGGCGTTGTAATCAATATTGTGCATGTGGCGCTGAATTATGCGTTCATCTTCGGCGCCTTCGGGTTCCCGGAGTGGGGGCTTGCGGGTGTGGCCGTGTCGACATTGGTCAGCAAGTTGTTGGGAACAGCCATCTTGTACTTTATCTTCATAGAGGCGTTCCATCGAAGAATCGGGTGGAAGGAGCTGGCGCGTTACTGGGATCGGAGCTTATTGAAAGAAGTGCTCCATATCGGTTGGCCGCTCGGCATCAACATGTCGGCATGGGTGCTGACACAGCTCGTCATCTACGTGTTCCTAGCTACACTGGGTGTGAAAGAACTGGCGGCGAAGACGTATATGAACACGCTGGAATCGTTTTGCTTCACATTGGGGTATGCGGTTGCTCTTGCCTTGCAGATTCAGGTGGCGCATCTGTTCGGGGCGGGCCGCACGCGCGATGCCTATAAAGCGACGTACAAAGCGCTGTGGATCGGCCTTGCCGTAGTCACGGTGAACGCGTTGCTGCTGTTCTCGCTGGGGCGGCAGCTGCTGGGGATCTTCACGGACGATGCGCAAGTCATTGCGATCGGCATCTCTCTATTGGGACTAAACCTGATTCTGCAACCGGGCAAAATGCTCAACATGGCGCTAACCAACGCCCTCAACGCCGTCGGGGATACACGGTATACAATGGTGATCTCTTTTGTCTGTATGTGGCTGGTGGCAACGGGGGGTTCGTACGTATTGGGCTTGCACTGGGGCTGGGGGATCGTCGGTGTCTATATCTGCATGATTGCGGATGAGTATATTCGCGGCATCCTCTGTTTGTACCGTTGGCGGGGGCAAAAGTATCTGCGTCAGGCAGAAGCTGAACCAGCGCTCGGCGTGGGCTTGAGTGCGCGGGAGCAGGAGTTGGTTCAGGCGTAG
- a CDS encoding sterol desaturase family protein, with translation MKGTYIKEFLTFPDVTLMSLLFAGGLGYSLFHADSGSMWLALGIGMVAYIASEYTTHRFLFHMKPPKNPVLLRMIKRLHYDHHVEPNDLHLLFLPVWYSLPQMLVAAGVAYLITSSLLLTVAFTTGILGALLYYEWTHYAAHRPVQPLTPWGRWMKKVHQWHHFKNENYWYGVTNPAFDLLMGTFKEERDVAKSPTARNLEQREYPDAGM, from the coding sequence ATGAAAGGTACGTATATTAAGGAGTTTCTGACGTTCCCGGACGTTACTTTGATGAGTTTGCTGTTTGCGGGCGGACTGGGCTATAGCTTGTTCCATGCGGATTCCGGCTCGATGTGGCTCGCGCTTGGGATCGGGATGGTTGCGTATATCGCCAGCGAGTACACGACCCACCGTTTCTTGTTCCATATGAAGCCGCCGAAAAATCCGGTGTTGCTCCGCATGATCAAACGACTGCATTACGACCACCATGTGGAGCCGAATGACTTGCATTTGCTGTTTCTGCCGGTGTGGTATAGCCTTCCTCAGATGCTCGTGGCCGCGGGTGTCGCGTATCTGATCACGTCCAGTCTCCTGCTGACCGTTGCGTTCACGACCGGTATTCTGGGCGCGCTGCTTTACTATGAGTGGACGCATTATGCCGCGCATCGCCCGGTACAGCCGCTCACGCCATGGGGGCGTTGGATGAAGAAGGTGCATCAGTGGCACCATTTTAAGAATGAGAATTATTGGTACGGGGTCACGAATCCGGCATTCGACCTGTTAATGGGCACGTTCAAAGAGGAGCGCGACGTCGCGAAGAGCCCCACGGCACGGAACCTGGAGCAGCGCGAGTATCCGGATGCGGGGATGTGA
- a CDS encoding manganese-dependent inorganic pyrophosphatase produces MEKVLVFGHKNPDTDTICSAIAYAALKKELGVNAEAIRLGEVSGETQYALDYFKVEAPRLVEKVAGEAKEVILVDHNERQQSAEDIADVRVIEVIDHHRIANFETSDPLYYRCEPVGCTATILNKMYKENGVTIRPEIAGLMLSAIISDSLLFKSPTCTEQDVAAARELAEIAGVNADEYGLAMLKAGADLSDKTIAQLLTIDAKEFSMGNAKVEIAQVNAVDTNDVLSRQAEVEVAINGIVAEKNLDLFLFVVTDILTNDSVGLALGSAANVVEQAYGVALNNNTALLKGVVSRKKQIVPILTDTFNALAAK; encoded by the coding sequence ATGGAAAAAGTACTGGTTTTCGGCCATAAGAACCCTGATACGGATACGATTTGTTCAGCTATTGCCTATGCGGCGTTAAAGAAAGAGCTTGGCGTGAACGCGGAAGCGATTCGTCTGGGCGAAGTTAGCGGCGAGACGCAATACGCGCTGGATTATTTCAAAGTGGAAGCTCCGCGTCTGGTGGAGAAAGTGGCTGGCGAAGCCAAAGAAGTCATCCTGGTCGACCATAACGAGCGCCAACAAAGCGCTGAAGATATCGCGGATGTACGTGTGATTGAAGTTATCGACCATCACCGTATTGCGAATTTTGAGACAAGCGATCCTTTATATTACCGTTGCGAGCCAGTGGGATGTACGGCGACGATTTTGAACAAAATGTACAAAGAAAACGGCGTAACCATCCGTCCTGAAATTGCAGGTCTGATGCTGTCGGCAATCATTTCCGACTCCTTGCTGTTCAAGTCCCCGACTTGCACGGAGCAAGACGTGGCTGCGGCTCGCGAACTGGCTGAAATCGCCGGCGTGAATGCGGACGAGTACGGTTTGGCGATGCTGAAAGCGGGCGCGGACCTGAGCGACAAGACGATCGCGCAATTGCTGACAATTGATGCCAAAGAATTCTCCATGGGCAACGCCAAAGTGGAGATCGCACAAGTCAACGCGGTGGACACGAACGACGTGCTGTCCCGCCAAGCGGAAGTGGAAGTGGCGATCAACGGGATTGTGGCCGAGAAGAACCTGGATCTGTTCCTGTTCGTGGTGACAGACATTTTGACCAACGACTCCGTCGGTCTGGCGCTGGGCTCAGCGGCCAACGTGGTGGAGCAAGCCTACGGCGTGGCATTGAACAATAACACGGCGTTGCTGAAAGGCGTCGTATCTCGTAAGAAGCAGATCGTGCCGATCTTGACGGACACGTTTAACGCTTTGGCAGCAAAGTAG